From Thalassococcus sp. S3, one genomic window encodes:
- a CDS encoding primary-amine oxidase, whose amino-acid sequence MNVMQTQCNKSEETVALHPLEPLTRGEMIAAAELVRADVGDLAETLRFETIELLEPEKSVVRAFSYGDAFEREARVNVFYGNRRGVTKYKVSITQGTVLSKEDRSDVHPMIQGEEFMQVEACVKADPRFIEACKKRGIEEMDLVCVDPWSAGSFGDEGEEGRHISHTFAWVRSFPDDNLYAHPIEGVNAVVDITEMKVLRVDDYGVVPVPKQDSNYTPDAQPKLREDLKPIDVVQPEGVSFDMNGRRIDWHEWSMIIGFNGREGLTLHDISYGGRPLCYRASIAEMVVPYGSPKKQHSRKNVFDIGEYGIGKLANSLELGCDCLGAIHYLDCYVPGIDGVPVLIKNGICIHEEDYGIQWKHWDFRTEKTEVRRARRLVISFVATVGNYEYGSYWYLYLDGEIEFEMKATGIINTVSADPDDPDKTKYGTEVSPGVIGQNHQHIFIARLDMAIDGDVNTVKECDTNTLPMGPENPYGNAFFVKETPIEVECGRSRNPDVERYWKIASAEKTNAMGAATAYKLEPVHSCKIFQDPNGPSGKRMGFCYSDLWVTPYDPEERFPAGEFVNNSDGSDGIATWVKQERPVAEKDIVVWHTFGLHHITRLEDFPVQPCVMLGFKLMPTGFFDRNPTLDLQPDTNKASKRALAAE is encoded by the coding sequence ATGAATGTGATGCAGACACAGTGCAACAAGAGTGAAGAAACCGTCGCCCTACACCCTCTGGAACCTCTGACCCGTGGCGAGATGATCGCGGCAGCCGAGCTCGTGCGGGCAGATGTCGGAGACCTTGCTGAAACGCTCCGCTTTGAAACCATCGAATTGCTTGAGCCGGAAAAGAGCGTTGTGCGCGCGTTTTCTTACGGCGACGCGTTTGAACGCGAAGCGCGGGTAAACGTGTTCTACGGCAACCGGCGCGGGGTCACGAAGTACAAGGTGTCCATCACGCAGGGCACTGTGCTCTCCAAAGAGGATCGGTCCGACGTGCATCCGATGATCCAGGGTGAGGAATTCATGCAGGTGGAAGCCTGCGTAAAAGCCGACCCGCGCTTTATCGAGGCCTGCAAGAAGCGCGGGATCGAGGAGATGGATCTCGTCTGCGTCGATCCCTGGTCCGCTGGGAGCTTTGGCGATGAGGGCGAGGAAGGGCGGCATATCTCGCATACCTTCGCCTGGGTTCGCTCCTTTCCTGACGACAACCTCTATGCCCACCCGATTGAAGGCGTGAACGCAGTGGTCGACATCACCGAAATGAAAGTGTTGCGTGTCGATGACTATGGTGTGGTGCCGGTGCCAAAACAGGACAGCAATTACACACCCGATGCGCAGCCGAAGCTGCGCGAGGATCTCAAACCTATCGATGTCGTCCAGCCCGAAGGCGTGAGCTTTGACATGAATGGTCGGCGGATCGACTGGCATGAGTGGTCCATGATCATCGGCTTCAATGGGCGTGAAGGTCTCACACTTCACGACATTTCCTATGGTGGGCGGCCCCTTTGTTACCGCGCGTCCATCGCCGAAATGGTCGTGCCCTATGGCAGCCCCAAGAAACAGCATTCGCGCAAGAACGTGTTCGACATCGGTGAATACGGCATAGGAAAGCTCGCCAATTCCCTGGAACTGGGCTGCGATTGTCTGGGCGCAATCCACTATCTTGATTGCTATGTACCGGGCATCGACGGGGTGCCGGTCCTGATCAAGAACGGCATCTGCATCCACGAAGAAGACTACGGCATCCAGTGGAAGCATTGGGATTTCCGCACCGAGAAGACAGAAGTCCGCCGGGCTCGGCGGCTGGTGATCTCTTTCGTCGCAACCGTGGGCAATTATGAGTACGGGTCTTACTGGTATTTGTATCTCGACGGCGAGATAGAGTTTGAGATGAAAGCAACCGGCATCATAAATACTGTCTCAGCTGATCCGGATGATCCGGACAAGACCAAATACGGCACCGAAGTTTCTCCGGGCGTGATTGGCCAGAACCACCAGCATATTTTTATCGCCCGGCTGGACATGGCCATTGATGGCGATGTGAATACGGTCAAGGAATGCGACACCAATACGCTGCCGATGGGCCCGGAAAACCCCTATGGCAACGCGTTCTTTGTCAAGGAAACCCCGATTGAGGTGGAGTGCGGCAGGTCGCGCAACCCCGACGTCGAACGCTATTGGAAAATCGCCAGCGCAGAGAAAACCAATGCCATGGGGGCAGCGACGGCCTACAAACTCGAACCCGTGCACTCGTGCAAGATCTTCCAGGACCCCAACGGTCCTTCAGGCAAGCGCATGGGCTTTTGCTATTCAGATCTTTGGGTGACGCCCTACGATCCGGAGGAGCGCTTCCCTGCGGGCGAGTTTGTCAATAATAGCGACGGCTCGGACGGGATCGCGACCTGGGTCAAACAAGAACGCCCTGTTGCAGAAAAGGACATCGTGGTTTGGCACACGTTCGGTCTGCATCACATCACAAGGCTTGAGGATTTCCCTGTCCAGCCATGTGTGATGTTGGGCTTCAAGCTCATGCCGACGGGTTTCTTTGACCGAAACCCAACACTCGATTTGCAACCCGACACGAATAAGGCGAGTAAACGCGCGCTGGCGGCAGAATAA
- a CDS encoding ABC transporter substrate-binding protein — MLKLIRRFVSASALTLAMTAASAQEPIVIGVPAVQSGPVGVADHTDWTNGITLAVEEINAAGGVLGRPLEIRLLDLDMMSPEGNVAGFTSLIEGGAHAIASAFTIIPAPAMEAAAPSGIPYVHGNTSSVNVDLFQSDPERFRNIFQLDVGEVWYGTGYVRFLQDLVASGQWEPKNNKVHIVQGQISYTQLISQATQAAIAETNGEWEVGAITDIQFPVQDWSPVIRALQETDAAAIMIDHWVAAELAAFAQQYAFDPVPDSLVYLQYGPSQPEFLDLAQGAGEGMVWGTVYGVYADERGMEFREKYMARYPGTMGMVYTGGGYDAAYILAAAWEAAGDPDDFDAVGDAIRNIEYRGVNGFYRIDPETNSGISYPNMTDDPEAGQAHLFFQVQDNEHRIIAPEPFVEVPFVAPPWW; from the coding sequence ATGCTTAAACTGATCCGCAGATTTGTCTCTGCCAGCGCGCTCACGCTGGCGATGACCGCCGCGTCCGCACAGGAGCCGATCGTCATCGGTGTGCCCGCCGTGCAGTCGGGCCCGGTCGGCGTGGCCGATCATACCGACTGGACCAATGGCATAACGCTGGCGGTCGAGGAAATCAACGCGGCGGGTGGCGTGCTCGGCCGGCCCCTGGAAATCCGCCTGCTCGATCTCGACATGATGAGTCCCGAAGGTAATGTGGCCGGGTTCACCTCGCTCATCGAAGGGGGTGCACATGCGATTGCATCCGCCTTCACGATCATTCCGGCCCCTGCGATGGAGGCTGCGGCGCCGTCGGGTATCCCGTACGTTCACGGCAATACATCCTCGGTGAATGTGGACCTGTTCCAGTCCGATCCTGAGCGGTTCCGGAACATCTTTCAGCTCGACGTCGGCGAAGTCTGGTATGGCACCGGATATGTCCGCTTTTTGCAGGATCTGGTCGCCTCGGGCCAGTGGGAGCCCAAGAACAACAAGGTCCATATCGTTCAGGGCCAGATCAGCTACACGCAGCTGATCAGCCAGGCCACCCAGGCTGCCATCGCCGAGACCAACGGTGAATGGGAGGTGGGCGCCATCACCGACATCCAGTTCCCCGTTCAGGACTGGTCGCCCGTCATTCGCGCCCTGCAAGAGACGGACGCCGCAGCCATCATGATCGACCATTGGGTCGCCGCAGAGCTTGCCGCTTTCGCTCAGCAATACGCGTTCGACCCGGTGCCGGACAGCCTTGTCTATCTGCAATATGGCCCCTCGCAGCCCGAGTTCCTCGATCTTGCCCAAGGTGCGGGCGAGGGGATGGTTTGGGGCACGGTCTATGGGGTTTATGCCGATGAGCGCGGCATGGAGTTTCGTGAAAAGTACATGGCGCGCTATCCCGGCACGATGGGCATGGTTTACACCGGCGGTGGCTATGACGCGGCCTACATCCTGGCGGCCGCATGGGAGGCCGCGGGTGATCCCGACGACTTTGACGCGGTGGGCGATGCGATCCGCAACATCGAATACCGGGGTGTCAACGGCTTCTACCGGATTGATCCTGAGACTAATTCGGGCATCTCCTACCCCAACATGACCGACGACCCGGAGGCCGGTCAGGCGCACCTCTTCTTCCAGGTCCAGGATAACGAGCATCGCATCATCGCGCCGGAGCCTTTTGTCGAAGTGCCCTTTGTCGCGCCGCCCTGGTGGTGA
- a CDS encoding ABC transporter ATP-binding protein, whose product MIFECEGIGLSLGGRQILKDVSCRAQAGRITGLVGPNGAGKTSLFEVMCGRYTADRGKVTLDGKDITRALFHRRARAGLARTYQSPVVPGTLTVGETFRAARKSYAPFLSRHDAEWAARLVHLAVPWTTPAAALGAFDRRKLLLACLVMRRPKVLLMDEPASGLINAEIDELDLIIRKLVDEYAMGMILIEHRLELLSAVADDCVVLDLGEVIARGKPRDAFDDPRVRAAYFEGADA is encoded by the coding sequence ATGATCTTTGAATGCGAAGGGATCGGCCTGTCGCTTGGCGGCAGGCAAATCCTCAAGGATGTGAGTTGCCGTGCGCAGGCAGGCCGGATCACCGGACTGGTGGGGCCGAACGGAGCGGGCAAGACCTCGCTTTTTGAGGTGATGTGCGGACGCTATACGGCAGATCGTGGCAAGGTCACACTCGATGGCAAGGACATCACGCGCGCGCTCTTCCATCGCCGGGCCCGCGCCGGCCTCGCCCGCACCTATCAAAGCCCTGTCGTGCCCGGCACGCTGACTGTCGGAGAGACCTTTCGCGCTGCCCGCAAATCCTACGCACCGTTCCTCAGCCGCCACGACGCCGAATGGGCCGCACGTCTGGTGCATCTTGCCGTCCCCTGGACGACGCCGGCTGCAGCACTTGGTGCATTTGACCGCCGCAAGCTGCTGCTGGCTTGTCTCGTCATGCGCCGGCCCAAGGTGCTGCTCATGGATGAGCCTGCATCGGGGTTGATCAACGCGGAAATTGATGAGTTGGACCTCATCATCCGCAAGCTGGTGGATGAATACGCGATGGGTATGATCCTGATCGAACACCGGCTTGAGCTGCTCTCCGCCGTTGCCGACGATTGCGTTGTTCTGGATCTGGGTGAGGTCATTGCCCGTGGAAAACCGCGCGACGCGTTCGATGATCCCCGCGTGCGCGCCGCCTATTTCGAGGGTGCAGATGCCTGA
- a CDS encoding ABC transporter ATP-binding protein, which translates to MPELLEVRQLSAGYGPLRVLHEVDFKVKAGERIGLVGLNGHGKTTLFRALTHMTGWQQGAIALDGAEIGGTRSLGAGRRTPGLVKRGIGVAPQGDAIFPGLSVRKHLECGAHSRIAWRERKARIERVFDIFPPLRPLEHALVGKLSGGERRMVSIGRMLMTEARLYLVDEPSLGLAPKISERVMEALWALPVDGAMIIAEQNVALLSGRCDRLIGMHAGRVRGDVGHVELG; encoded by the coding sequence ATGCCTGAGCTTCTTGAGGTGCGGCAGTTGTCAGCGGGCTACGGGCCACTTCGCGTGCTGCACGAGGTCGATTTCAAGGTAAAGGCCGGCGAGAGGATCGGCCTCGTCGGCCTCAACGGCCATGGCAAAACCACACTCTTTCGCGCGCTCACCCACATGACGGGCTGGCAGCAGGGCGCCATCGCACTGGACGGGGCGGAGATCGGCGGGACGCGCTCGCTCGGGGCGGGGCGGCGCACACCCGGCCTAGTCAAACGCGGCATCGGCGTGGCGCCGCAGGGGGATGCGATCTTTCCCGGCCTCTCGGTGCGGAAACATCTGGAATGCGGCGCCCACTCCCGCATCGCTTGGCGCGAGCGCAAGGCCAGGATTGAGCGCGTCTTTGACATTTTCCCACCTTTGCGCCCGCTGGAACACGCGCTTGTCGGCAAGCTGTCCGGCGGGGAGCGGCGGATGGTCTCCATCGGCCGGATGCTGATGACCGAGGCCCGGCTGTACCTCGTGGATGAGCCATCGCTGGGCCTTGCGCCGAAGATTTCCGAGCGGGTGATGGAGGCGCTTTGGGCGCTACCCGTAGACGGCGCGATGATCATCGCCGAGCAGAACGTGGCCTTGCTGAGCGGGCGCTGCGACCGGTTGATCGGGATGCATGCCGGGCGAGTGCGTGGCGACGTCGGCCACGTGGAGCTTGGCTGA
- a CDS encoding branched-chain amino acid ABC transporter permease encodes MDLGLIIYALNLAAIYALMAVGISILWSSVGIINMAHGATFAVSGYAAWVVTGAIGPLIADLPAETILLAATLVLSAVAAGAICGLVIYLLAFLPIHDKPNFPVRALIITLGLNIATVQGLLWYFGPRNQGLPKIFGFGRWEVLGTRIRYDQAGTIIGAAIIMALTLIWLRYSRKGLEVRAMMQNAEGAAYSGISRQMTALPVLMLTGALAGMAAALLSQTIFVSPTSGVIPLVKGLTIALLGGLGSVSGALIAALLVGFLEAIIGAIPFLGQRYVLFGTFLFIIVVLVIRPRGIGGLLDDTRE; translated from the coding sequence ATGGATCTGGGCCTGATCATCTACGCGCTGAATCTTGCCGCGATCTACGCGCTGATGGCTGTGGGCATTTCGATCCTTTGGTCGAGCGTCGGCATCATCAACATGGCTCATGGGGCGACATTCGCCGTCTCGGGCTACGCCGCCTGGGTCGTGACGGGTGCGATCGGGCCGCTCATCGCGGATCTGCCGGCCGAAACCATTCTGCTGGCGGCGACGCTGGTGCTGTCGGCAGTGGCGGCGGGCGCCATCTGCGGTCTCGTTATCTACCTGCTGGCTTTTCTGCCGATCCATGACAAGCCGAACTTTCCGGTTCGCGCCCTGATCATCACGCTGGGGCTGAACATCGCGACTGTGCAGGGCCTGCTTTGGTATTTCGGACCGCGCAATCAGGGTCTGCCCAAGATTTTCGGCTTTGGCCGGTGGGAGGTTCTCGGCACCCGCATCCGCTATGATCAGGCGGGGACGATCATCGGCGCTGCGATCATCATGGCCCTGACCCTGATTTGGCTTCGCTATTCCCGCAAGGGGCTGGAGGTGCGTGCGATGATGCAGAACGCCGAAGGCGCCGCCTATTCAGGTATCTCCCGCCAGATGACCGCGCTGCCGGTGTTGATGCTGACCGGCGCGCTGGCTGGAATGGCGGCGGCGCTGCTCAGTCAGACGATTTTTGTCAGCCCGACCTCCGGGGTTATTCCCCTGGTCAAGGGGCTGACCATCGCGCTCTTGGGTGGGCTCGGCTCGGTGTCGGGCGCGCTGATTGCCGCGCTGCTTGTGGGCTTTCTCGAGGCAATCATCGGCGCGATCCCGTTCCTTGGTCAGCGCTATGTGCTCTTCGGCACGTTCCTTTTCATCATCGTCGTTCTGGTGATCCGCCCGCGCGGAATTGGCGGCCTGCTGGATGACACGCGCGAATGA
- a CDS encoding N,N-dimethylformamidase beta subunit family domain-containing protein — MTDIRLFGYSDPLAAQAGKPIDFMVSAEGTETVRAQIVRLVHGDFNPDGPGFIEEEVDADIPADLAVRRQYTQNGSFARVEDPEGRLVPDGPFTVHAFVWPSAPGRARQAILSRWSVNTSTGWGLGISPEGKLEFWVGDGKTVDQITADAPLVPKVWVLAAASYDPATGEARLRQIGVQNAWNSHIGPVVPYDHDTHVVETLRAIPARANAPLLIAGAHEEKPERGRFVSLNFNGKIDRSGIARGALDADAMDRIAKGEAPPDPIAYWDTTAGFTDRGIDQTIRDTGPHELHAQGVNRPVRAMTGWNWRGREDSFRLDPSQYGGVAYHDDALTDCGWDKTVTWTPSEDLRSGVYALKITAGDVVDRIPVIIRPAKPKAKIAVLMSTFTYLAYANEHLSFEAQIAQAIVGHTPVITGEDIEYTKLAEFGLSTYDHHSDGAGVCFSSWKRPIINIRPGYRMAGMNFPWALPADLSLLWWLEHAGYDFDLITDHDLDREGLSALTPYKTVINVTHPEYYSEGMLDATEDYLRRGGRVMYLGGNGYYWVTAACPDDPACIEVRKLDAGSRAWQAEAGEGYLASTGERSGLWRSRGRPPQKLVGVGFTAEGMDRSEPFERMPDSFHKRVAWIFDGIGDEELIGDFGLAMGGAAGVELDRYDLALGTPPHSLLVGASINHTDNYPLVSEEITYAFPGRGGTQDPQVRGDMIFFNTAEDGAVFAAGSIAWSQALPCNGGENNVATIMRNLLNAFTKDGPLPGSAFTGAEKHWR; from the coding sequence ATGACCGACATTCGCCTATTTGGCTATTCCGACCCGCTCGCTGCCCAGGCCGGCAAGCCCATCGACTTCATGGTTTCCGCCGAGGGCACCGAGACTGTGCGCGCGCAGATCGTCCGGCTGGTTCACGGCGATTTCAATCCCGACGGTCCTGGCTTCATCGAAGAGGAGGTCGATGCGGACATCCCCGCCGACCTCGCAGTGCGGCGGCAATACACGCAGAACGGTTCTTTCGCGCGGGTCGAGGACCCCGAGGGACGTCTGGTTCCCGACGGCCCCTTCACCGTCCACGCCTTCGTCTGGCCGTCCGCGCCGGGGCGCGCGCGACAGGCGATCCTGTCACGCTGGTCGGTCAACACTTCCACCGGCTGGGGCCTCGGTATCTCGCCCGAGGGCAAGCTGGAATTCTGGGTGGGCGACGGTAAGACGGTCGACCAGATCACAGCCGACGCGCCCCTCGTGCCGAAGGTCTGGGTGTTGGCAGCCGCCAGCTACGATCCCGCCACCGGTGAAGCGCGGTTGCGCCAGATCGGTGTGCAAAACGCCTGGAACTCGCATATCGGTCCGGTCGTGCCCTACGACCATGATACCCATGTGGTCGAAACCCTGCGCGCCATCCCCGCGCGTGCCAACGCGCCGCTGCTGATCGCCGGCGCGCATGAGGAAAAGCCCGAGCGCGGGCGCTTTGTCTCGCTAAACTTCAACGGCAAGATTGACCGCAGCGGCATCGCGCGTGGGGCGTTGGATGCCGATGCCATGGACCGCATCGCCAAAGGCGAGGCGCCGCCAGACCCCATTGCCTACTGGGATACGACCGCGGGTTTCACCGACCGTGGCATTGATCAGACCATCCGCGATACCGGCCCCCACGAATTGCACGCACAGGGCGTCAATCGACCGGTCCGCGCCATGACCGGCTGGAACTGGCGCGGGCGCGAGGACAGCTTTCGCCTTGATCCCTCGCAATACGGCGGCGTTGCGTATCACGACGACGCGCTGACCGATTGTGGCTGGGACAAGACGGTGACATGGACGCCGTCGGAGGATCTGCGCTCGGGCGTCTATGCGCTCAAGATCACGGCCGGCGACGTCGTCGACCGCATCCCCGTCATCATCCGGCCTGCCAAACCGAAGGCAAAGATCGCGGTTTTGATGTCAACCTTTACCTACCTCGCCTATGCGAACGAACATCTCAGCTTTGAGGCGCAGATCGCGCAGGCCATCGTGGGACATACACCTGTCATTACCGGCGAGGACATCGAATACACCAAGCTCGCCGAATTTGGCCTGTCAACTTACGATCATCATTCGGATGGGGCAGGGGTGTGCTTTTCCAGTTGGAAGCGACCTATCATCAACATTCGCCCAGGCTACCGCATGGCGGGTATGAACTTTCCCTGGGCGCTGCCCGCAGACCTGTCGCTACTGTGGTGGCTGGAGCATGCGGGTTACGATTTCGACCTGATAACCGATCACGACCTGGATCGCGAAGGGCTGAGCGCGCTGACCCCTTACAAAACGGTCATCAACGTGACCCACCCCGAATACTATTCCGAAGGTATGCTGGATGCGACGGAGGATTACCTTCGCCGCGGGGGGCGCGTCATGTATCTGGGCGGCAATGGCTATTACTGGGTCACGGCCGCTTGCCCGGACGATCCGGCCTGTATCGAGGTGCGCAAGCTCGATGCTGGATCCCGCGCCTGGCAGGCCGAGGCGGGCGAGGGGTATCTGGCCTCTACCGGTGAACGCTCCGGCCTCTGGCGGTCACGCGGGCGGCCCCCGCAAAAGCTGGTGGGTGTGGGTTTCACCGCCGAAGGCATGGATCGGTCCGAACCGTTCGAGCGGATGCCGGACAGCTTTCACAAGCGCGTTGCCTGGATCTTCGACGGGATCGGCGATGAAGAACTGATCGGTGATTTCGGCCTCGCCATGGGTGGTGCGGCTGGTGTTGAACTGGACCGCTACGATCTCGCGCTCGGCACGCCCCCGCATAGCCTGTTAGTCGGCGCGTCGATCAATCATACCGACAATTACCCCCTGGTCTCCGAAGAGATCACGTATGCCTTTCCGGGTCGCGGCGGCACGCAGGACCCGCAGGTCCGCGGCGACATGATCTTTTTCAATACCGCAGAGGATGGCGCCGTCTTTGCCGCTGGCTCCATCGCGTGGAGCCAGGCCCTCCCTTGCAACGGGGGCGAAAACAACGTCGCCACAATCATGCGCAATCTGCTCAATGCCTTCACCAAGGACGGCCCGCTGCCGGGTTCCGCGTTCACAGGGGCCGAAAAACACTGGCGATAA
- a CDS encoding branched-chain amino acid ABC transporter permease codes for MSKTFYKVGRRPWEVRGTPDGTSERNRARLPGSKRHWLAWRDVHNPKTLRRERVLIDKMPLWWTLGLLSILAIAPFLSNTMLGVLSIFCIYAAINVLWTLILGTAGIFSLATLAVVGVAGYVAAACNVYLGVPWPFMLLIGPLAGLAMGALLAAPSTRLDGLYYALLTIGVAEICRVFILQLRPLTPTGGAITNVDSFIPDDWFLQRPGLLLGFAGAFLLLLGALLVWRLVNSERLGLLLRVARGSREDEAFAEAVGIDFRRARLQVFLISSAALGVIGPFYAMYFGSISPQIFSLDTMLLLFAMMVIGGLGRAEGAVVGAAIVTFIDRGLIELGPPRIILVALCMIGVTIFAREGLTGARAQFRDYRNRKSGEARARRTEKGGEAMPEEATEVHDKQELYYRRFNKRLRERLKTLITPELIEEHKRDPLGHHSDALARVLNYFRRGEMADKYVIHRMKPAEERFRIMAVSGVRGRPPRVVDDREYTDIKDAYHAVFLLRVNDLMDS; via the coding sequence ATGAGCAAGACGTTCTACAAAGTCGGTCGCAGGCCATGGGAGGTGCGGGGGACGCCTGACGGCACCTCCGAGCGCAATCGGGCGCGTCTGCCAGGCTCCAAACGCCACTGGTTGGCTTGGCGCGACGTTCACAACCCCAAGACATTGCGACGCGAGCGCGTCCTGATCGATAAGATGCCGCTCTGGTGGACGCTGGGCCTTTTGTCCATCCTCGCCATCGCACCATTTCTGTCGAACACGATGCTTGGGGTTCTGTCGATCTTCTGCATCTATGCCGCTATCAACGTGCTCTGGACGCTGATTTTGGGCACTGCGGGCATCTTCTCTCTGGCAACGCTCGCGGTTGTGGGGGTCGCCGGCTATGTCGCGGCCGCCTGCAATGTCTATCTAGGTGTGCCATGGCCCTTCATGCTGTTGATCGGCCCGCTGGCGGGTTTGGCCATGGGGGCGTTGCTGGCGGCGCCGTCCACGCGTCTCGACGGTCTTTACTATGCGCTCTTGACGATTGGTGTGGCCGAGATCTGCCGTGTCTTCATCCTGCAATTGCGCCCGCTTACCCCAACCGGGGGCGCGATCACCAATGTCGACAGCTTCATTCCCGACGACTGGTTCCTGCAACGCCCTGGCCTGTTGCTGGGATTTGCCGGTGCGTTCCTGCTGTTGCTCGGTGCGCTGCTGGTCTGGCGATTGGTCAACTCCGAAAGGCTCGGCTTGCTTCTGCGCGTTGCCCGGGGCAGCCGCGAGGACGAGGCCTTCGCCGAGGCGGTCGGGATCGATTTTCGCCGCGCACGGCTTCAGGTGTTTCTCATCTCCTCTGCCGCGCTTGGTGTGATCGGACCCTTCTATGCGATGTATTTCGGGTCGATCTCGCCGCAGATCTTCTCGCTCGACACGATGCTGCTGCTCTTTGCGATGATGGTTATCGGTGGGCTGGGCCGGGCCGAAGGCGCCGTTGTCGGTGCCGCTATCGTCACCTTCATCGACCGTGGCTTGATCGAGCTTGGCCCACCCCGCATCATCCTGGTCGCCCTCTGCATGATCGGTGTGACCATCTTCGCCCGCGAGGGCCTGACAGGCGCGCGCGCGCAATTCCGCGACTACCGCAATCGCAAATCTGGCGAGGCCCGTGCCCGCCGCACGGAAAAGGGGGGCGAGGCCATGCCCGAGGAAGCCACCGAGGTCCACGACAAGCAGGAGCTCTATTACCGCCGCTTCAACAAGCGCCTGCGAGAGCGGCTGAAAACGCTCATCACACCAGAGCTTATCGAGGAGCACAAGCGCGACCCGCTTGGCCATCATTCGGACGCTTTGGCGCGGGTGCTCAATTACTTCCGACGCGGCGAGATGGCCGACAAATACGTGATCCATCGCATGAAACCGGCCGAGGAAAGGTTTCGCATCATGGCTGTGTCCGGCGTGCGCGGACGCCCGCCGCGCGTGGTGGATGACCGCGAGTATACCGACATCAAAGACGCCTACCACGCGGTGTTCCTGCTGCGCGTCAACGATCTGATGGACAGCTGA
- a CDS encoding LuxR C-terminal-related transcriptional regulator has product MGINLDTFSDYVLSLDARANNTDLADFVAGSVASLSNVLGFDAAWYGWAHLQPERTVIHTNATLNLPESYFDTWTQMAHEDLLVDRMRKDPNQVAIYNRRDAQQTEGMADLSDRFAIPSMATAMNQCDGRTASFFLSVYRGAGTASGWTVEERALLRCAIRHIAAGARRSAAADLTSQDETSAAILVSEDNAVIAGRSGLVSRFGSLWARGGGDVLPRWLADFAREPGEHVLPDRSLVIKCTPFPTETGLRLNKVSLRVMQNFDFLSHREKQVARELAAGRSHKQVAQQLGISPATVRNQTQSIYAKLAVDNRADLTRQVISAGAL; this is encoded by the coding sequence ATGGGTATCAATTTGGACACGTTTTCGGACTACGTTCTGTCCCTCGACGCGCGGGCGAATAATACCGACCTTGCCGATTTCGTCGCTGGATCCGTGGCATCGCTCTCCAATGTGCTCGGCTTCGACGCCGCATGGTACGGCTGGGCGCATCTGCAGCCGGAGCGCACGGTGATCCACACCAACGCGACGCTTAATCTGCCAGAGAGTTACTTTGACACTTGGACGCAGATGGCCCACGAGGACCTTTTGGTCGACCGGATGCGCAAGGATCCGAACCAGGTCGCAATCTACAATCGCCGCGATGCGCAACAGACCGAAGGCATGGCCGATCTGTCTGACCGGTTCGCGATCCCCAGCATGGCGACAGCGATGAACCAATGCGACGGGCGCACCGCATCCTTTTTCCTGTCAGTCTATCGCGGCGCGGGAACCGCCTCCGGTTGGACGGTGGAAGAACGCGCCTTGCTGCGTTGCGCGATCCGCCATATCGCGGCAGGCGCGCGCCGCTCGGCCGCCGCCGACTTGACCTCTCAGGACGAAACAAGCGCGGCCATCCTGGTGAGCGAAGACAACGCGGTCATTGCGGGGCGCTCAGGCCTCGTTTCGCGTTTCGGCAGCCTCTGGGCACGCGGCGGCGGAGATGTTCTGCCTCGCTGGCTGGCCGATTTCGCCCGCGAGCCTGGCGAACACGTGCTGCCGGACCGAAGCCTCGTTATCAAGTGCACACCTTTTCCGACCGAAACCGGCCTTCGATTGAACAAAGTGTCCCTGCGCGTCATGCAGAACTTTGACTTCCTTTCACACCGCGAAAAGCAAGTCGCCCGGGAGCTGGCGGCCGGCCGGTCGCACAAGCAGGTCGCCCAACAATTGGGGATATCGCCGGCAACTGTGCGCAATCAGACGCAATCGATCTACGCGAAACTTGCCGTAGACAATCGCGCCGATCTAACCCGGCAGGTGATCTCAGCAGGCGCTCTCTGA
- a CDS encoding NAD(P)-dependent oxidoreductase: MKVTSSVYIPVCNQRRKSVFIGFWQKFYAAKSGQAYLGTAQSAPLGSAVLDVFEAKTIPQTSPLWSVPGLVITPHTSAEPERFRRWILIRRAIGRSSSASLWRRTSLLRHSHWFVTRVGWQTLRRIGRRFASSSSPTMAALLRSESAC; the protein is encoded by the coding sequence ATGAAAGTGACGAGCTCAGTTTATATTCCGGTGTGCAATCAAAGGCGCAAATCCGTTTTCATTGGGTTTTGGCAAAAGTTCTATGCTGCAAAATCTGGCCAAGCATATTTGGGCACGGCGCAGTCTGCCCCCTTGGGCAGTGCCGTCTTGGATGTGTTCGAGGCCAAGACCATTCCCCAGACTTCGCCGCTCTGGTCCGTGCCCGGTCTGGTCATCACACCGCACACATCCGCCGAACCCGAAAGATTCCGTAGGTGGATACTGATCCGGCGAGCAATTGGCCGATCCAGTTCGGCATCTCTCTGGCGCCGGACTTCCCTCTTGCGCCACTCTCACTGGTTCGTGACGCGCGTAGGCTGGCAAACTTTGCGGCGGATTGGGAGGCGTTTTGCTAGCAGTTCATCTCCGACGATGGCGGCCCTGCTGCGCTCAGAGAGCGCCTGCTGA